The following are from one region of the Paraglaciecola sp. L1A13 genome:
- the atpD gene encoding F0F1 ATP synthase subunit beta, with amino-acid sequence MPQNLSDNTVNTGVIAAVRGSIVDILFSAQVPAIHNIIYAQNRSVTLEVVSQLSHQKVRTIALSPTQGLARGMVAEDSGGPLKVPVGPATLSRMFNVFGHVIDGKEFTTDMPSRSIHQSPPALMRISSQLQVFETGIKIVDVLCPLERGGKAGLFGGAGVGKTVLLTEMIHNMVSHQQGVSIFCGIGERCREGEELYREMKQAGVLDNMVMLFGQMNEPPGSRFRVGHAALTMAEYFRDDEKKDVLLLIDNIFRFIQAGSEVSGLMGQIPSRMGYQPTLGTELSSLEERIANTENGAITSIQAVYVPADDFTDPAAVHTFSHLSATLVLSRKRASEGFYPSIDPLQSNSKLASSSVIGDRHYSVAQQVRQILAQYNELKDIIAMLGLEQLSKKDRDIVMRARRLERFFTQPFFTTEQFTGLQGKFVTLEQTLDGCERILSGEYDDYPESALYMIGEISEAVNTQPKKPSQSSDEANHEH; translated from the coding sequence ATGCCACAAAACCTCAGTGACAACACCGTAAATACCGGTGTAATTGCTGCTGTGCGGGGCAGTATTGTGGATATTCTATTTAGCGCTCAAGTGCCCGCTATCCACAATATTATTTATGCACAAAATCGCAGCGTTACGCTAGAAGTGGTGTCACAACTTTCCCATCAAAAAGTGCGCACCATTGCGTTAAGCCCCACCCAAGGATTGGCCAGAGGTATGGTTGCTGAAGATTCAGGTGGCCCCTTAAAAGTACCCGTCGGGCCCGCTACTCTTTCGCGTATGTTTAACGTGTTTGGTCACGTAATAGATGGCAAAGAATTCACCACTGATATGCCGTCACGTAGCATCCATCAATCCCCCCCCGCTTTGATGAGAATATCGAGCCAGTTGCAAGTATTCGAGACAGGTATCAAAATTGTTGATGTATTGTGCCCACTTGAACGAGGCGGAAAAGCAGGCTTATTTGGTGGTGCAGGTGTGGGTAAAACAGTCTTACTCACAGAAATGATCCACAATATGGTCAGCCATCAACAAGGTGTGAGTATATTTTGCGGTATTGGTGAGAGATGTCGTGAAGGCGAAGAGTTATACCGAGAAATGAAACAGGCCGGTGTATTAGATAATATGGTTATGCTCTTTGGTCAAATGAATGAACCTCCTGGAAGCCGATTTCGTGTAGGCCATGCTGCTCTCACCATGGCTGAATATTTCCGCGACGACGAAAAGAAAGACGTTCTTCTACTCATCGATAATATTTTTCGTTTTATTCAGGCAGGCTCTGAAGTATCCGGCCTAATGGGGCAAATACCGTCACGGATGGGTTATCAGCCCACTCTTGGAACAGAGTTATCAAGTCTTGAAGAGCGCATTGCCAATACAGAAAATGGCGCTATCACATCGATTCAAGCGGTATATGTACCTGCGGATGACTTTACCGATCCTGCGGCAGTTCATACATTTTCACATCTTTCCGCAACGTTGGTATTATCGCGAAAGCGCGCCAGCGAAGGTTTTTACCCATCTATTGACCCATTACAATCAAATTCTAAACTAGCTTCATCAAGCGTAATTGGCGATCGACATTACAGTGTTGCACAGCAAGTTCGGCAAATCCTCGCACAATATAATGAATTAAAAGACATCATTGCAATGTTGGGTTTAGAGCAATTATCGAAAAAAGATCGCGATATTGTTATGCGAGCTCGACGCTTAGAGCGCTTTTTCACCCAACCATTTTTTACCACAGAGCAATTTACTGGCTTGCAAGGCAAGTTCGTCACCTTAGAGCAAACATTGGACGGCTGTGAACGGATTTTAAGCGGCGAGTATGATGATTATCCAGAAAGTGCTTTGTACAT
- a CDS encoding VIT family protein gives MSDEKQVNEHTRSLVVTRLSWLRAGVLGANDGLISTAGLVVGVAAASADIQDITTAGIAGLTAGAISMALGEYVSVSTQRDTETALIAKKRSLLKAHPDEGKEWIASFLRERGVSAKTASLVIEEFRDGEVLRALIRHGFGINEQEIANPWVAAGSSLLSFSFGAALPVIAMLLSPTDLRIQVTFIGVLIGLALTGGLSAYLGQSSKRSAVIRLLVGGALAMATTYGIGQLLGTTAF, from the coding sequence ATGAGCGATGAGAAACAAGTAAACGAACACACCCGCAGCTTGGTTGTTACTCGGCTAAGTTGGTTGAGGGCAGGAGTTCTCGGTGCCAATGATGGACTTATTTCGACCGCTGGGCTGGTAGTCGGTGTCGCGGCCGCATCAGCTGATATTCAAGATATCACCACTGCTGGTATAGCCGGACTTACCGCTGGGGCCATTTCGATGGCACTTGGTGAGTATGTCTCGGTGAGTACGCAACGAGACACCGAAACGGCGTTGATCGCAAAGAAACGAAGTCTACTAAAAGCGCATCCCGATGAAGGGAAAGAATGGATTGCCTCGTTTCTGCGTGAGCGTGGCGTCAGTGCAAAAACGGCGAGCCTCGTCATTGAAGAGTTTCGCGACGGCGAGGTGTTACGGGCGCTTATTCGCCACGGGTTTGGCATTAATGAACAAGAAATCGCGAACCCTTGGGTGGCGGCGGGATCGTCTTTGCTGTCGTTTTCGTTTGGCGCCGCGTTACCCGTGATCGCGATGCTATTATCGCCGACGGATTTGCGGATCCAGGTGACTTTCATTGGGGTATTAATTGGTCTTGCATTAACCGGGGGGTTAAGCGCGTACCTTGGACAATCTAGCAAGCGCTCGGCCGTTATACGACTGCTGGTCGGTGGCGCGTTAGCGATGGCGACCACTTACGGCATAGGCCAACTTCTCGGCACGACTGCTTTTTAG
- the corA gene encoding magnesium/cobalt transporter CorA, giving the protein MKLFRKQYNQPGTRPGVINENNKGELTLSVFDYNANQLVERHDATAEQCTAHIHNDNITWVHVQGDPDKVTLTQLASDFGIPELFIEDVASMGQRPKIEMQEEQIFTILTLPLQTKEGVSLQQISLFLMPNTVISFCGGKFNPFAGVNSRLSAPAGRLRKRQADYLFYSLVDTVIDWGFPVLENYADRIDATEDLLLDNHDKNILQKIHSLRREILILKRQIWPQRELINTLLRDDISDLISPDTKVFLRDCYDHCISILELIETYHEMTNGLMELYMSIVSLKLNEVMRVLTIIATLFIPPTFVVGIYGMNFSQSAGPLSMPELYSPYGYVGVWLVMLGMIGGMLLFFKKHKWI; this is encoded by the coding sequence ATGAAGTTATTTCGTAAGCAATACAACCAACCAGGTACACGTCCTGGTGTCATCAACGAAAATAATAAGGGCGAATTAACCCTATCGGTATTTGATTACAATGCTAATCAACTCGTTGAAAGGCACGATGCGACCGCCGAGCAATGCACAGCCCATATCCATAACGACAACATAACGTGGGTGCATGTTCAGGGCGATCCAGATAAGGTCACATTAACCCAGTTAGCGAGTGATTTTGGTATTCCTGAACTGTTTATTGAAGATGTGGCCAGCATGGGACAAAGACCTAAGATTGAAATGCAAGAGGAGCAAATTTTTACAATCCTTACACTTCCGTTGCAAACAAAAGAGGGTGTGAGTCTGCAACAAATTAGTTTGTTTTTGATGCCAAACACGGTGATTTCTTTTTGTGGTGGTAAGTTTAACCCATTTGCAGGGGTAAATAGCCGATTAAGCGCGCCGGCAGGACGACTCAGAAAACGCCAAGCTGATTACTTATTTTATAGTTTGGTGGATACGGTCATCGATTGGGGCTTTCCCGTTCTTGAAAATTACGCTGACCGTATCGATGCAACTGAGGATTTACTGTTAGATAACCACGATAAAAACATATTACAGAAAATACACAGCTTGCGCCGCGAAATATTGATCCTGAAACGACAAATATGGCCACAACGCGAATTAATTAATACCTTACTGCGCGACGATATCTCTGATTTAATTTCGCCTGATACTAAGGTGTTTTTACGAGATTGCTACGATCACTGTATTTCTATCCTCGAATTGATAGAGACCTACCACGAAATGACTAATGGCTTGATGGAACTCTATATGAGTATCGTCAGTTTAAAGCTCAATGAAGTCATGCGTGTGCTCACTATTATCGCCACCTTATTTATTCCCCCCACCTTTGTTGTGGGCATTTACGGTATGAATTTCAGTCAAAGTGCTGGGCCATTAAGTATGCCAGAACTCTATTCTCCCTATGGCTATGTCGGCGTTTGGCTGGTCATGCTCGGTATGATTGGCGGCATGTTGCTGTTCTTCAAAAAACATAAGTGGATTTAA
- a CDS encoding RidA family protein: MKRLFILFSTTLLCISSNAHPQPDHAITRLSSDAFKQHNLPFSQAVRVNDILYLSGESGVISGQLKRVEDGVIPETRQALDNIKSTLERFSSGMDNVIAGSGLGLGGRVEIEFIALAPNAQHQSPAG; encoded by the coding sequence ATGAAAAGATTATTCATTTTATTTAGCACAACGTTGCTGTGTATATCCAGCAACGCACATCCACAACCTGATCACGCAATAACACGTCTCAGTTCTGATGCATTTAAACAGCACAATCTGCCGTTTTCACAAGCGGTACGCGTCAACGATATATTATATCTATCCGGTGAATCAGGTGTAATTTCAGGTCAATTAAAACGAGTTGAAGACGGCGTTATTCCAGAGACACGCCAAGCATTAGACAACATTAAAAGCACGCTAGAAAGATTTAGCTCAGGGATGGACAACGTCATTGCTGGCAGTGGTTTAGGCTTAGGCGGTAGAGTTGAAATAGAATTTATTGCGCTAGCCCCAAATGCTCAACATCAGTCTCCTGCTGGCTAG
- a CDS encoding TonB-dependent receptor has protein sequence MARLYSWRSVKKTIYKNGLIITLVLSVSCTSLAQQLPKSLTEKNKEYEVVVVTAQKRAQKLSEVPIAISSFNAANIEQTSITQLTELADFIPNLSITRTADISSSITIRGIGSNSRNIGFDTRVGVYLDGVYLGQSPALNQELLDLARIEVLRGPQGTLFGKNTVAGAINLISIKPSDELEGQISGSLGNMNAREIQGQINLPISDTSAVKLAATKLDRDGYIKNLLTGHDLNGRDALAYRGQFLKQLSDKLEFNFSIDGLNTERLSFLGEAISDTLGNTLDTGAPKKNEVATTIDTYEKRDIWGAAIDFTYRTDNGFDVKSITAYRDTDSFYRNDSDYVAADLLVIEYADQYQQWSQELQLISEQNKSPLDYIAGIYLYRQDADTQRDVINGSLSFIFGNVPGTLVSNSGLVTTDSYAAYFNSGYNLTDTTSLAFGLRYTDETKDIDWLLDGSNSGTFRIGSTDGRFTDSRGDRYLSYALSVNYALNNSLNSYAKYSTGFKSGGFNLDFITSSDLAAGIEFDKETVGSAELGLKGNFYRNSLIVNFAAFSSVFKNYQVNQFIDLGNGASSISIRNAAQANSQGIELEMTYRPISNLEIQASMGLLNTEFDSFPGGLTGGGDAEGNNLINAPDSNFSIGVQYLTQINALNADLSWRLDITHSSGFFTTVDNVKTETLSDSTVVDFGHVNTLTLINARIGLLNNDNGWEAYLWGRNLADVRDPIDNRKDFFGTVTANYQEPRTYGVEVKYSF, from the coding sequence ATGGCCAGATTATATTCTTGGCGTTCCGTCAAAAAGACAATTTATAAAAACGGGCTGATTATCACATTGGTGCTATCAGTGTCATGCACGAGCCTCGCCCAACAGCTGCCTAAGTCGCTAACCGAAAAGAACAAAGAATACGAAGTCGTTGTCGTTACAGCACAAAAGCGCGCGCAAAAATTATCTGAAGTTCCGATAGCTATTTCATCTTTTAATGCTGCCAATATTGAGCAAACCAGCATTACTCAGTTAACGGAACTAGCTGATTTCATCCCGAATTTGTCTATTACGCGCACAGCCGATATTAGTTCCTCCATTACCATCCGAGGTATTGGTTCGAATAGTCGTAATATTGGCTTTGATACCCGAGTAGGTGTTTATTTAGATGGAGTATATTTAGGGCAATCTCCCGCTCTTAATCAAGAGCTACTTGATTTAGCGAGGATTGAGGTGTTGCGTGGTCCACAAGGTACACTGTTTGGTAAAAACACCGTGGCAGGCGCCATTAATCTGATATCCATAAAACCCTCGGATGAATTAGAAGGCCAAATCAGCGGATCATTGGGCAATATGAATGCCCGTGAAATTCAAGGACAGATAAACCTGCCTATTTCTGATACTAGTGCCGTGAAATTAGCCGCCACTAAGCTGGATAGAGACGGCTATATTAAAAACTTGCTCACTGGACATGATCTTAATGGACGTGACGCTCTAGCTTATCGAGGCCAGTTTTTGAAACAATTGTCGGACAAACTGGAATTCAATTTTAGCATCGATGGCCTGAACACCGAACGTCTCTCTTTCTTGGGCGAAGCAATATCCGATACCTTAGGGAATACACTCGATACCGGCGCCCCGAAAAAAAATGAAGTCGCCACCACTATTGATACCTACGAAAAACGTGATATCTGGGGAGCAGCAATAGATTTTACCTACCGTACGGACAACGGCTTCGATGTTAAATCGATTACCGCTTACCGAGATACCGATAGCTTTTATCGCAATGACTCAGATTATGTTGCAGCGGATTTATTAGTGATTGAATACGCAGATCAATATCAGCAATGGTCACAAGAACTTCAGTTAATTTCCGAGCAAAATAAATCACCACTCGATTACATAGCGGGAATTTACCTTTACCGGCAAGACGCTGACACCCAAAGAGATGTGATAAATGGCTCCCTGTCTTTTATATTTGGTAATGTGCCGGGTACGTTAGTCAGTAACAGTGGTTTGGTCACGACCGACAGTTATGCGGCCTATTTTAATAGTGGATACAACCTAACTGACACAACTTCACTCGCATTTGGCCTGCGCTATACTGATGAAACCAAAGACATCGATTGGTTACTAGATGGATCAAACTCTGGCACTTTCCGTATTGGCAGCACCGATGGTAGATTCACAGACTCACGCGGTGACCGTTATTTATCTTACGCATTAAGCGTCAATTATGCCCTTAATAACAGCCTCAACAGCTATGCCAAATATTCGACCGGTTTTAAAAGCGGTGGCTTCAATCTGGACTTTATCACTAGCAGTGATCTTGCAGCTGGTATCGAGTTTGACAAAGAAACAGTAGGGAGTGCCGAACTGGGTTTAAAAGGTAATTTTTACCGAAATAGCTTAATTGTTAACTTCGCCGCATTCAGCTCGGTATTTAAAAATTATCAGGTTAATCAATTTATTGACTTAGGTAATGGTGCTTCATCTATTTCAATCCGTAATGCTGCGCAAGCCAACTCTCAGGGGATTGAGCTTGAGATGACTTACCGACCCATCAGCAATTTAGAAATTCAAGCCAGCATGGGATTATTAAATACCGAGTTTGATAGTTTCCCCGGCGGTTTAACTGGCGGAGGTGACGCCGAAGGTAACAATCTTATCAATGCACCTGACAGCAACTTTTCAATCGGTGTGCAATATTTAACTCAAATTAACGCTTTAAACGCAGACCTTTCTTGGCGATTAGATATTACCCATAGCAGCGGATTTTTCACCACCGTAGATAATGTAAAAACTGAAACACTGAGTGATAGCACGGTTGTAGACTTCGGTCATGTAAACACCCTTACACTGATTAATGCTCGTATTGGTTTACTGAACAACGACAATGGCTGGGAAGCCTATCTTTGGGGCCGTAATCTAGCCGACGTTCGTGACCCTATCGATAATCGCAAAGACTTTTTCGGCACGGTTACCGCCAACTACCAAGAGCCCCGCACGTATGGCGTGGAAGTAAAATATAGCTTTTAG